Genomic segment of Acinetobacter larvae:
AGCAGTGGCAATAGTTTTCTATCCATGATTATGATGCTATCGATGAGTATTGGCATTGCCTTAGCCAGTACCTTGCTCAATATTTTTATGGCACATTATGGTAGTGATAGCAGCGATCAGATCACGTTGGCATTTCATTATGCACTGCTCTGTTTAGGTCTGTTAAATATGCTGACAGCGCTGATTTTTATGCGTATCCCCAAACAATATGCCTAAAGCAATGACATTCACTGTGGGTTAAAAGCATCAGTGATACAGAATCAGGATGAAAATAATCACCATGAGCGCCATCATGTCAGCCTACAGGTTCAGCAATAGACGCCGTGCATCAAGGGAAAAAACCAAAGCTGATGCAAATCAACCCGCACATCCTCCTAGATTCACTCAGCGCTTAGCCTATACGGTGATGTTAATCCTGTGCTGTAGTGCTTTATATGCAGACCATCCGCATAGCACTGCGCAAGATTTTAATTTTCAAATTCGTGGTTTTGATGTTTCTCACCATCAAGGTGCCATTGACTGGTCACGGGTCTCGCCCCAGCAATATCAATTTGTTTATCTTAAAGCCACTGAAGGTGCAGACTATACCGACCCACGTTTTCAAGCCCATTGGCTCGCCGCCAGAGAACGCGGCTTATATGTCGGTGCTTATCATTTCTTTCGTTTTTGCAGCAGCAGTGCCGAGCGGCAAGCCCAGCATTTTATCGCGACCGTACCCAAAAAGAACAATGCTCTGCCACCAGTGATTGATGTTGAATATGACAGTCGATGCATGGCACAACTGACTCGGCAACAAGTGCTGCAAAAAATGCGAATCATGCAAAAATTATTGCAACAACACTATGAAAAACAACCGATCTTTTATAGTAGCGCAAAGTTTTATACCCTGTATTTACAACAGCATTTTGCGCATGCTCCAATTTGGCTGCAAGATTTTAGCGGCAATACTCCCGCTGAGACACAAATCGTTTTTTGGCAATATAGCCGCCAAGGCAAAATCTCAGCGATTCAAGGCACAGTGGACCTCAATCTCTTTTTGGGTAACAACGCACAATGGCAACACTTTCTTCAGCACAATTCAATAGAGATGCCAGCAACAAGACAATAGCTGTCGCACATAAGCGCTAAGATACAGAAATAACAAACCATTTCAGCTAAAATACCAGCCAAAGACTGGCACTTTACTGGCATGAATGGGGCAAGGCTTGAGAAGAATTATTCACATCGACATGGATGCATTTTATGCATCGGTAGAGCTACGTGAACATCCCGAGCTGCTACAACAACCTGTGGTCATTTCATCACAACATCCCCGTGCTGTGGTGGCTGCCGCATCTTATCCTGCGCGTGAATTTGGCATACGCTCAGCCATGTCGATGGCGCAAGCGCGGAAACGCTGCCCCCATGTTGTTGTGATTGAGCCTAATTTTGATAAATATCGCGCAGTCTCTCAGCAAATCCATAAAATTTTTCAACGCTATAGTGATTGTATCGAACCGCTCTCCCTCGATGAAGCTTATCTCGATGTCAGTGATTGTTTAGCAACGCGTGGCAGTGCAACGGCCATCGCGATGCAAATTCGTGCAGATATCTGGGCAGAAACAGGCTTAACTGCCTCTGCTGGTGTTGCACCAAATAAATTCCTCGCCAAAATTGCTTCGGACTGGAATAAACCCAATGGTATTTTTGTGGTCAAACCACATCATATTGCTGACTTTATCCGTCATCTGCCACTCAATAAAATTCCTGGTGTAGGTCGGGTCACTTTTGCAAAACTCAAAGCGCTACAACTAGAAACCTTGGGTGATCTGCAACAACATGACGTACTATTTCTGGAACATTATTTTGGAAAATATGGCAGACAACTCTATCTTTATGCCCGCGGAATCGATGAACGCCCAGTAGAAGCATATCGGCAACGTCAGCAAATTTCCAAAGAAACGACTTTTGATGGTGATTTAAGCCTAGCGGAATGTTATCCCTATTGCCCGGCACTGATCGACAGCATCTGGCATAGCTTGCAACAGAAACAATTACAAGCCTATGGTGTGAGCATCAAGCTCAAACAAAAAAACTTTCAGACTATTCAACATAGTAAAAGCTTTAAACAGCCGCTACAGCAACTCAGCGAGTTAGAGCTCGCTGTGACGCAGCTTTTTACTGAACTGCAAGTGGATCCACAACAGCAATATCGTTTAGTGGGTATCGGTGTTTATCAGCTACAAGCCAAACAAAATCAGGCACAGCTTGCTTTATGGTAAAGCCAAGCTCGACACAAAAATATTCAGGCTACACTTGGCTTGCTACGGAAATGATGCTTTTTCATATGTTCAGTGCTAGCACTTTCACGTAAACTGAGCGCAAAACAATGTGAGGATGATTATGGCTGTGCAACGTTTACATATCGCAAAACGCTTTTCCGAAATTTCGATCAGTGGCAATCTAGTACATTTAGCGGGGCAACTTGCCGCAGATACCAGTGCAGATATCCGCTCACAGACACAACAAACACTCGATATCATCGATCAGTTTTTAGCAGATGCCGGCACCGATAAAAGTCACATCATGTCGGTGATGATCTT
This window contains:
- a CDS encoding GH25 family lysozyme codes for the protein MSAYRFSNRRRASREKTKADANQPAHPPRFTQRLAYTVMLILCCSALYADHPHSTAQDFNFQIRGFDVSHHQGAIDWSRVSPQQYQFVYLKATEGADYTDPRFQAHWLAARERGLYVGAYHFFRFCSSSAERQAQHFIATVPKKNNALPPVIDVEYDSRCMAQLTRQQVLQKMRIMQKLLQQHYEKQPIFYSSAKFYTLYLQQHFAHAPIWLQDFSGNTPAETQIVFWQYSRQGKISAIQGTVDLNLFLGNNAQWQHFLQHNSIEMPATRQ
- the dinB gene encoding DNA polymerase IV, with amino-acid sequence MRRIIHIDMDAFYASVELREHPELLQQPVVISSQHPRAVVAAASYPAREFGIRSAMSMAQARKRCPHVVVIEPNFDKYRAVSQQIHKIFQRYSDCIEPLSLDEAYLDVSDCLATRGSATAIAMQIRADIWAETGLTASAGVAPNKFLAKIASDWNKPNGIFVVKPHHIADFIRHLPLNKIPGVGRVTFAKLKALQLETLGDLQQHDVLFLEHYFGKYGRQLYLYARGIDERPVEAYRQRQQISKETTFDGDLSLAECYPYCPALIDSIWHSLQQKQLQAYGVSIKLKQKNFQTIQHSKSFKQPLQQLSELELAVTQLFTELQVDPQQQYRLVGIGVYQLQAKQNQAQLALW
- a CDS encoding RidA family protein, with translation MAVQRLHIAKRFSEISISGNLVHLAGQLAADTSADIRSQTQQTLDIIDQFLADAGTDKSHIMSVMIFLKDIDHDYAAMNEVWDAWCADIAAPPRTCVEAKLYAPEVLVEMTVVAVKPD